TTTACTCAACATATGTGTGCGGGTGCTAAACATTATGCAGAAAGACATCCTATATACTTAGTACTATATCTAAAACACAACAGTTTTGCTGCCAACTGGTGCCGATCATTTACCGCTGGCAGTACTAGCCATTGCGACAAATAGAATAGTGGTGATTACAATACAAAAGTGGGTCAAaatggaagcaatcttggcggcagaAGCAACATGAACAGGTGAAACATCAATATTAGTGAGACCACTCTTTGTGTTGTTCTGTGAAAGGAGCCTCCATGAGAGTCCAAACCCAATAACCATGGAGGATAATAGTAAGAAGAATGCGGTGAATTTGTTCGGCGAAGTGTTGCTGATGGTTGTTATCGACACGGCCAAGAATCCGGTGAATGTAACCTTTGTCAGTTCCAGTGACGCTGGCTTGGGGTCTTCATCATGTTGTCCATCCACCGGGAACAAGACTAGGAACAGAAGTGAACTGAAGCTTATAATCGGAGGCACAAAGACCAACAGGGCAACCATCTCAAGCTGGGTGTGCTTACGCATGGTAACCAACAATAGCATGAAGATACCACCCGCCATGAAGCAATCAAGGAGGAGAGTCAGACGCACAACTTTTCTCTCTCCAAAACTTTTAGGTGGGGTCATCGTGAGGAGCATTGATCCCACACCTAGAGtgatgaagatgaagctgatgTAACCCATTGGTTCCCCGCCCATGCGACTTATTGTCCGAACGTCACCATCAAGAGTCAAACCTTGGAACCCCAGAAAAAGAATTCCAGTGATGCCGGTCAAGAACTCATGTGATTCATCCAGTACGCTTTGCATTATGGCCGTGTGTTCTGGAACATTGCCATTTGGTCTATCatacaagtagtagtagtagtagcagacGGTTCGCAGCATGAGGAAAATTCCACAGATGACTCCAAGGGTGATAAAAATGGATTTGAAGATAATGAAGTGTGCAATGAAACAGGCGAGCATGACGAGACAAGCAGACGAAGTGATTGCCAGAATCACGCTACTTCTGGGGCACCCTTGTAAGAAGCAGCACACCATGAAGGGGCAAATGCCGGTGATCAAAGTAAAGCCTgccatggcaatcaaggcaatggGGACTCCATGTCCGTAGACTTCATCATTGAGGTCAACTATGTTTAGAGCAAGTGCGAGAAGCACTGGGCATATCATAACCGCCACACCTTCCGCCAAGCCACGGGAACGGTTCAATAGTCCAACCTAAATCAATATTAGAACCCCCAACATTACGTCATTGCCAAGTAATTAGCAACAAGTAAGAATATGTTTAGAGTGAAAAAATCTACTGAAAATTagataaaaatataaaaaaatgaaatttATTTATAATCATAAAAAAATTAAAATGAGAAGCTAAATAATATATTGATGATTGTTTGAATTTTGGGGAAAAACCTGTAATCCAAACATTtagaattttttaaaaattatttgtcTACAAAACTAGCAAATCTGAGAAGACCTAAAATAGTACATATACATAAATGATAGTTAAAAGTTTCTTTCGAAGTTAATGTTCAGAAATTATTTCAAAGTTTGCTCTAATTACCTAGTTTGCCAGGTTGATTCTAAAATTTCTTCTTGGTTTATAAT
This Triticum aestivum cultivar Chinese Spring unplaced genomic scaffold, IWGSC CS RefSeq v2.1 scaffold182457, whole genome shotgun sequence DNA region includes the following protein-coding sequences:
- the LOC123172380 gene encoding uncharacterized protein gives rise to the protein MVGLLNRSRGLAEGVAVMICPVLLALALNIVDLNDEVYGHGVPIALIAMAGFTLITGICPFMVCCFLQGCPRSSVILAITSSACLVMLACFIAHFIIFKSIFITLGVICGIFLMLRTVCYYYYYLYDRPNGNVPEHTAIMQSVLDESHEFLTGITGILFLGFQGLTLDGDVRTISRMGGEPMGYISFIFITLGVGSMLLTMTPPKSFGERKVVRLTLLLDCFMAGGIFMLLLVTMRKHTQLEMVALLVFVPPIISFSSLLFLVLFPVDGQHDEDPKPASLELTKVTFTGFLAVSITTISNTSPNKFTAFFLLLSSMVIGFGLSWRLLSQNNTKSGLTNIDVSPVHVASAAKIASILTHFCIVITTILFVAMASTASGK